One window of Chryseobacterium indologenes genomic DNA carries:
- a CDS encoding PfkB family carbohydrate kinase, with protein sequence MKLLVVGSVAFDAIETPFGKTDKILGGAATYIGITSSILGVKSGIVSVVGGDFPQEHLDMFTDRDVNIEGIEIVKEGKTFFWSGKYHNDLNTRDTLATEVNVLENFDPKIPDSMQDAEILLLGNLHPGVQLSVLEKMNNRPKLVILDTMNFWMDSAWDILMDMIAKTDVITINDEEARQLSGEYSLVKAAKKIHTMGPEYVIIKKGEHGALLFHDNKVFAIPALPLEDVFDPTGAGDTFAGGFAAYLAKKEKIDFDTMKSALIVGSAMASFTVEKFGTERIEEVSEADMFSRLRQFKELTTFDVELQ encoded by the coding sequence ATGAAACTTTTAGTTGTAGGAAGTGTTGCATTTGATGCAATTGAAACACCATTTGGTAAAACGGACAAAATTTTGGGAGGTGCAGCCACTTATATCGGAATCACTTCATCAATTTTAGGCGTTAAATCCGGAATTGTTTCTGTAGTAGGAGGAGACTTTCCACAAGAACATCTTGATATGTTCACAGACAGAGATGTAAATATCGAAGGAATTGAAATCGTAAAAGAAGGAAAAACTTTCTTCTGGTCTGGAAAATACCACAATGATCTGAACACAAGAGATACTCTGGCTACAGAAGTAAATGTACTGGAGAATTTTGATCCGAAAATCCCGGATTCTATGCAGGATGCCGAAATTTTGTTACTTGGAAACCTACACCCTGGAGTTCAGTTATCCGTACTTGAAAAAATGAACAACCGTCCGAAACTGGTTATCCTTGATACCATGAACTTCTGGATGGATTCTGCATGGGATATCTTAATGGATATGATTGCGAAAACAGACGTAATTACGATCAATGACGAAGAAGCAAGACAGCTTTCAGGGGAATATTCTCTGGTAAAAGCAGCTAAAAAGATTCATACAATGGGACCTGAGTATGTGATCATCAAAAAAGGAGAGCACGGAGCTTTGCTTTTCCATGATAATAAAGTATTTGCTATTCCTGCACTTCCGTTAGAAGATGTTTTCGATCCAACAGGAGCTGGAGATACTTTCGCAGGAGGTTTTGCAGCTTATCTTGCTAAAAAAGAGAAAATAGATTTCGATACCATGAAATCCGCTCTTATCGTAGGATCTGCCATGGCTTCATTCACTGTAGAGAAGTTTGGAACAGAAAGAATAGAGGAGGTAAGTGAAGCTGATATGTTCAGCAGATTGAGACAATTTAAAGAATTAACCACTTTTGATGTTGAACTGCAGTAA
- a CDS encoding peptidylprolyl isomerase: MTNKLKITFLLGVFIMIFSSNMMNAQLKQGDLVDGIAAVIGDEIVLESDVLEQMNYGKQQGAANTDKCEFLENLISNKLLVYEAKKDTLIENRSAAIKEQANAKYRQLLSQFPDEKTLLAAYKFRNAYEMKNAIEKIDTDQYYGQAKYQRVTDKADVTPNEVTDFYNMYKSQLPQVKDEVTLAQIMIYPTLTEAHKQELINRLKKIKQDILGGETFESQARIYSEDEGSAANGGLYKNINKGQMVKPFEAAALNLQENEISDPIESEFGFHIIQLLKRSGKVYDARHILLKAVPTDDELKTAKAKLDSIRGLIVNGKMTFKDAAFKFSDDKRTKFNAGVIPGADGSDKIERESIPGTISYELAGLNKGDITTAFEDEENKRKQIKIIKIEDVIPSHQITLETDFSRIKQMALNKKKSEMVEKFVNSKLPTTFISIDGRYDNCSFKSNWKKQSIAK, encoded by the coding sequence ATGACAAATAAACTAAAAATCACTTTTCTTCTTGGGGTTTTCATCATGATATTCTCTTCAAATATGATGAATGCCCAGCTAAAACAAGGAGATTTGGTGGATGGTATTGCAGCTGTTATCGGGGATGAGATTGTTTTGGAATCTGATGTACTTGAGCAAATGAATTATGGGAAACAGCAGGGAGCTGCCAACACAGATAAATGTGAGTTCCTGGAAAACCTTATCAGCAACAAGCTTCTTGTATATGAAGCAAAAAAAGATACCTTAATTGAAAACCGTTCTGCAGCAATCAAAGAACAGGCTAACGCAAAATACCGTCAGTTGCTTTCTCAATTTCCGGATGAAAAAACATTGCTTGCCGCTTATAAGTTCAGAAACGCTTATGAGATGAAAAATGCTATCGAAAAGATAGATACTGACCAGTATTACGGACAGGCAAAATACCAGAGAGTTACTGATAAAGCAGACGTAACTCCAAATGAGGTAACTGACTTCTACAATATGTATAAATCACAGCTGCCACAGGTAAAAGATGAAGTTACTTTAGCTCAGATTATGATCTATCCTACCTTAACGGAAGCACACAAACAAGAGCTTATCAACAGATTGAAAAAGATCAAGCAGGATATTCTTGGAGGGGAAACTTTCGAGAGCCAGGCCAGAATTTATTCTGAAGATGAAGGATCGGCTGCTAACGGAGGATTATATAAAAATATCAATAAAGGGCAGATGGTGAAGCCATTTGAGGCTGCTGCACTGAACCTTCAGGAAAATGAAATTTCAGATCCTATTGAATCAGAATTCGGATTCCACATTATCCAACTGCTGAAAAGATCAGGTAAAGTGTATGACGCAAGACATATCCTTTTAAAAGCTGTACCTACTGATGATGAGCTTAAAACTGCAAAAGCAAAACTAGACAGTATCAGAGGTCTTATCGTGAATGGTAAAATGACATTTAAAGATGCTGCTTTTAAATTCTCGGATGATAAAAGAACAAAATTCAATGCAGGGGTAATTCCCGGAGCAGATGGTTCTGATAAAATTGAAAGAGAAAGTATTCCGGGAACAATCAGCTACGAATTGGCAGGATTGAACAAAGGAGACATTACTACAGCTTTTGAAGATGAAGAAAACAAAAGAAAGCAGATCAAGATCATTAAAATTGAAGATGTGATTCCTTCTCACCAGATTACACTGGAAACTGACTTCAGCAGAATCAAGCAGATGGCACTGAATAAAAAGAAAAGTGAAATGGTTGAAAAGTTTGTCAACTCTAAGTTACCGACAACTTTTATCTCTATTGACGGACGTTACGACAATTGTAGCTTTAAGTCTAACTGGAAGAAACAATCCATAGCAAAATAA
- a CDS encoding NAD(P)H-dependent flavin oxidoreductase translates to MSNFIDFNAAKKLHDMVATQNRISTLFTIKYPIIQAGMIWHSGWRLASAVSNCGGLGLIGAGSMYPDILRENIQKCKKATDKPFGVNVPMLYPNIEEIIQIILEEGVKIVFTSAGNPKTYTETLQKEGIKVAHVVSSTKFAVKCEDAGVDAIVAEGFEAGGHNGRDETTTFCLIPNVKKHISKPLIAAGGIALGSQIKAAMILGADGVQIGSRFAATTEASAHENWKKKITELQEGDTHLTLKELAPVRMVKNKFFSELEDIYQIGRNKDALVASLGRARAKRGMFEGDMEDGELEIGQVSALIDEVLPVETVFNHLLKEFEETKMPTF, encoded by the coding sequence ATGAGCAATTTTATAGATTTTAACGCTGCAAAAAAACTTCATGATATGGTGGCTACCCAAAATAGAATTTCAACCCTTTTTACTATTAAATATCCCATTATCCAGGCAGGTATGATCTGGCATTCCGGATGGAGGCTCGCTTCTGCGGTTTCCAATTGTGGTGGATTGGGCTTAATTGGAGCAGGAAGTATGTATCCTGATATCCTGAGAGAAAATATCCAGAAATGCAAAAAGGCTACAGATAAACCTTTCGGGGTAAATGTACCGATGTTATACCCTAATATTGAAGAAATCATTCAGATCATTCTTGAAGAAGGAGTGAAGATTGTATTTACATCAGCGGGTAATCCGAAAACTTATACGGAAACCCTTCAGAAAGAAGGAATAAAAGTAGCGCACGTAGTTTCCTCTACCAAATTTGCAGTAAAATGTGAAGATGCAGGAGTAGATGCTATTGTTGCAGAAGGTTTTGAAGCAGGCGGCCACAACGGAAGAGATGAAACAACAACATTCTGTCTGATTCCGAATGTGAAAAAACATATTTCTAAGCCGTTAATTGCTGCAGGAGGAATTGCTTTAGGTTCACAGATCAAAGCGGCAATGATACTTGGGGCAGATGGCGTACAGATCGGATCCCGTTTTGCTGCCACTACAGAAGCCAGTGCCCATGAAAACTGGAAAAAGAAAATCACAGAACTGCAGGAAGGAGATACCCATCTTACCTTGAAGGAGTTGGCACCTGTAAGAATGGTTAAAAATAAATTTTTCAGTGAGCTGGAAGATATCTATCAGATCGGAAGAAATAAAGATGCCTTGGTTGCCTCATTGGGAAGAGCCAGAGCAAAACGTGGAATGTTTGAAGGAGATATGGAAGATGGAGAACTGGAAATTGGCCAGGTTTCTGCACTGATTGACGAAGTTCTTCCGGTAGAAACTGTTTTCAATCATCTGTTAAAAGAATTTGAAGAAACAAAAATGCCAACTTTTTAA
- a CDS encoding alpha/beta fold hydrolase produces MERRIIDVKGKKLYIEHNSQFKDRPTIIFLHDSLGSVQLWRDFPARLSETTQCNTLAYDRLGYGKSDPMPTHERPVNYMELEADILNSLLTEMNIDNAIIFGHSDGGTIALITAAKYPERVKAVICEAGHIFVEDVTLKGVYDAWDAYKTTNLPERLQKYHGDKVEMLFKAWTETWTREDYRTWNIEYLLKNIVAPLLFIQGEADEYGTLDQVEKTVSQVNGYAEKYIIPNIGHTPHKEVPELVLDKAASFIRENF; encoded by the coding sequence ATGGAGAGAAGAATAATTGATGTAAAGGGTAAAAAATTATATATAGAACACAACAGCCAGTTTAAAGACAGACCTACCATTATTTTTCTGCATGATTCATTAGGTTCCGTGCAGCTTTGGAGAGATTTTCCGGCCAGATTATCCGAAACCACACAATGCAACACTCTGGCATATGACCGTCTGGGCTATGGAAAATCAGATCCGATGCCTACTCATGAAAGACCGGTAAATTATATGGAGCTGGAAGCAGATATACTGAACAGTTTACTTACTGAAATGAACATTGATAATGCAATTATTTTCGGGCACAGCGATGGAGGAACAATAGCCTTAATTACAGCTGCCAAATACCCTGAAAGAGTAAAAGCTGTTATCTGTGAAGCAGGACATATATTTGTGGAAGACGTCACTTTAAAAGGAGTATATGATGCCTGGGACGCTTACAAAACAACCAATCTTCCCGAACGTTTACAGAAATACCATGGGGATAAAGTAGAAATGCTTTTCAAGGCCTGGACTGAAACCTGGACACGTGAAGACTACAGAACCTGGAATATTGAATATCTGTTGAAAAATATCGTAGCTCCATTATTATTTATACAGGGAGAAGCCGATGAATACGGAACATTGGATCAGGTTGAAAAAACTGTATCTCAGGTAAATGGTTATGCTGAAAAATATATTATTCCTAATATCGGGCATACACCGCATAAAGAAGTTCCTGAACTAGTGTTGGACAAAGCTGCATCGTTTATCAGAGAAAATTTTTAA
- a CDS encoding HD domain-containing protein has translation MNLKNQFDQLCSLFTEDEQLINSLWKEIETKYSEKGRHYHNLLHIENMFNELEMVKSNISDFTAISFSVFYHDIIYDATSKTNEEKSAAKAEKRLAELYLDKNKISIIAEQILATKSHQRSDHEDTNYLLDADLSVLGKDFKTYLKYTQNIRKEYSIYPDFLYKPGRKKVLKHFLELESIFKTDYFKQKYEAQAKENITGELRLL, from the coding sequence ATGAATCTGAAAAATCAGTTTGACCAGCTTTGTTCTTTGTTTACAGAAGATGAGCAGTTGATTAACAGTCTTTGGAAGGAGATTGAAACTAAATATTCTGAAAAAGGGAGACATTATCACAATCTTCTTCATATTGAAAACATGTTCAATGAACTTGAAATGGTGAAAAGTAATATCTCAGATTTTACAGCTATTTCTTTTTCAGTATTTTACCATGACATTATCTACGATGCAACTTCCAAAACTAATGAAGAGAAAAGTGCTGCCAAAGCTGAGAAAAGACTTGCCGAACTTTATTTAGATAAAAATAAGATTTCAATAATTGCAGAGCAGATCCTAGCAACAAAATCTCATCAACGATCTGATCATGAAGATACCAATTATCTTTTAGATGCTGATCTTTCTGTATTGGGAAAAGATTTTAAAACCTATTTGAAGTACACTCAGAATATAAGAAAGGAGTATTCCATTTATCCTGATTTTCTTTATAAACCTGGACGAAAAAAAGTACTCAAGCATTTTCTGGAACTCGAAAGCATCTTTAAAACGGATTATTTTAAGCAGAAATACGAAGCTCAGGCAAAAGAAAATATTACTGGAGAACTCCGACTGCTGTAA
- a CDS encoding rhodanese-like domain-containing protein: MSLIEVIQSGNYELIDVREPMELEMDGNIDGAKNIPLGEVEDRQDEILSIEKPVILFCRSGNRSGKALEYLNAQGLKDGYNGGGWAELKAVLEANQGTF; the protein is encoded by the coding sequence ATGTCTTTAATAGAAGTAATACAATCCGGAAACTATGAATTAATAGACGTTCGTGAGCCAATGGAGCTTGAAATGGACGGTAATATAGATGGTGCTAAGAATATTCCTCTTGGTGAAGTAGAAGATAGACAGGATGAGATTCTATCTATTGAAAAGCCGGTAATCTTATTCTGCAGAAGCGGGAACAGAAGCGGAAAGGCATTGGAATATCTTAATGCTCAAGGATTAAAGGATGGTTATAACGGTGGAGGCTGGGCTGAGCTGAAGGCTGTTCTGGAAGCAAATCAGGGAACTTTTTAA
- the queG gene encoding tRNA epoxyqueuosine(34) reductase QueG: MNAGAEKYSQLIKSKAKSFGFQSCGISKADFLEEDAPHLEKWLKNNYNGEMKYMENHFDKRLDPRLLVEGSKSVISLSYNYFPEEKISILENYKISKYAYAEDYHEVIKEILREMVAELQEEIGEFGFRVFVDSAPIMERSWARKSGIGWVGKNANLITKQNGSFYFLAEIICDLELIADHATTDHCGSCRKCIDACPTDAIVSEKIIDGSRCISYATIELKNEIPDYFKDKMEDWMFGCDICQDVCPWNRFSAPNKQSRFQPNEALKNFKKGEWKEITQEIFSEIFRKSPVKRTKFAGLKRNIEFLQKSSD; encoded by the coding sequence ATGAATGCAGGCGCTGAAAAATATTCCCAACTGATCAAGTCCAAAGCAAAAAGTTTTGGATTCCAGAGTTGTGGCATTTCTAAAGCTGATTTTTTGGAAGAAGATGCTCCTCATCTTGAAAAATGGCTGAAGAACAATTATAACGGCGAAATGAAGTACATGGAAAATCATTTCGACAAAAGACTTGATCCCCGACTTTTGGTTGAGGGCTCCAAATCTGTTATTTCACTTTCATACAACTACTTTCCCGAGGAAAAAATTTCAATTTTAGAAAATTATAAAATATCAAAATATGCGTATGCAGAAGATTATCATGAAGTAATCAAAGAGATTCTCCGGGAAATGGTTGCAGAGCTGCAGGAAGAAATAGGGGAGTTCGGATTCCGCGTTTTTGTAGATTCTGCCCCCATTATGGAAAGAAGCTGGGCTAGAAAATCAGGAATTGGCTGGGTTGGAAAAAATGCAAACCTCATTACCAAGCAAAACGGCTCTTTTTATTTTCTGGCTGAAATTATCTGTGATTTAGAATTGATTGCAGATCATGCAACTACAGACCACTGCGGAAGCTGCAGAAAATGTATTGATGCATGTCCTACAGATGCTATTGTTTCTGAGAAAATTATTGACGGAAGCCGTTGTATTTCCTATGCAACCATTGAGCTCAAAAATGAAATTCCGGACTATTTTAAAGATAAAATGGAAGACTGGATGTTCGGCTGTGATATCTGCCAGGACGTCTGCCCATGGAACCGTTTCTCAGCACCCAACAAACAAAGCCGTTTCCAGCCCAATGAAGCCTTGAAAAATTTCAAAAAAGGAGAATGGAAAGAAATTACTCAGGAAATTTTCTCAGAAATTTTCAGAAAGTCCCCCGTGAAAAGGACCAAATTTGCAGGTCTGAAGAGAAATATTGAGTTTTTGCAGAAGTCTTCTGACTGA
- a CDS encoding TIGR02117 family protein → MTVKTILMYLLKVVGIILGIVVIYVILGLLIPYIPVSAKDDGQKKEIPIYIYTNGVHTDIVMPVKNDLKDWSLKIPFANTKSKKTDYQYIGIGWGDKGFYLDTPTWADLKFSTAVKAAFWLSDSAMHCTYYNTMKEGDDCKMIMISRSQYENLVKFVEDKFDRDQNGNFILIPTNAVYGDNDAFYDAKGTYSFLYTCNTWSNNALKAAGQKAALWTPSDFGIFQHYK, encoded by the coding sequence ATGACTGTGAAAACTATATTAATGTATCTTCTGAAAGTGGTAGGAATTATTTTAGGAATTGTAGTGATTTATGTAATTCTCGGATTGCTGATTCCCTATATTCCGGTTTCGGCTAAAGATGATGGACAGAAGAAAGAAATTCCGATTTATATTTATACCAACGGAGTGCATACAGATATAGTAATGCCTGTAAAAAATGATCTGAAGGACTGGAGCCTGAAAATTCCTTTCGCCAATACAAAATCAAAAAAAACAGATTATCAGTATATCGGAATAGGCTGGGGTGACAAAGGATTCTATCTTGATACGCCTACCTGGGCTGACCTGAAGTTTTCAACCGCTGTGAAAGCTGCATTCTGGTTAAGCGATTCTGCTATGCACTGTACTTATTATAATACCATGAAAGAAGGTGACGATTGTAAAATGATCATGATCAGCAGAAGCCAGTATGAAAATCTGGTGAAATTTGTTGAAGATAAGTTTGACAGAGACCAGAACGGTAACTTCATACTGATTCCTACAAACGCTGTATATGGTGATAATGATGCTTTTTATGACGCAAAAGGTACCTACAGCTTTCTTTATACATGCAATACATGGTCGAATAATGCTTTAAAGGCTGCAGGTCAGAAAGCGGCCCTTTGGACTCCGTCAGATTTCGGAATTTTCCAGCATTATAAATAG
- a CDS encoding murein L,D-transpeptidase catalytic domain-containing protein: MKRIYLFFITLWLCSCSQEKKNSIVHTAEIPAVAEKRPAADPSRTKIKAEEALRFCNSKALNNDFCILIDMSLHSGVNRFFVWDFKNNKISKKYLVGHGCGPNSWSKDDSKANPGFSNEDGSHLSSLGKYKLKGRGYSDWGINIKYLMHGLEETNSNALKRFIVFHSWEMMSDNEVFPKGSPEGWGCPTVSNNAMKEIDPMIQSSKKPVLMWIYN, from the coding sequence ATGAAGAGGATTTATCTGTTTTTCATCACTCTCTGGTTATGTTCATGTTCTCAGGAGAAAAAAAACAGTATCGTGCATACTGCTGAAATACCTGCTGTGGCTGAAAAGAGACCTGCTGCTGACCCTTCCAGGACAAAAATAAAAGCTGAGGAAGCATTGAGGTTCTGTAATTCAAAGGCTCTTAATAATGATTTCTGTATCCTTATCGATATGAGCCTCCATTCCGGGGTGAACCGCTTTTTTGTCTGGGATTTTAAAAATAATAAAATCTCAAAAAAATATCTGGTTGGTCATGGCTGTGGTCCCAATTCTTGGAGTAAAGATGATTCTAAAGCAAATCCGGGATTCAGTAATGAGGACGGAAGCCACCTTTCATCCTTAGGAAAATATAAGCTTAAAGGAAGAGGGTATAGCGACTGGGGAATCAACATAAAATACCTGATGCACGGCCTTGAAGAAACAAACAGTAATGCTTTAAAAAGATTTATTGTCTTTCATTCCTGGGAAATGATGAGTGATAATGAAGTCTTTCCAAAAGGATCACCTGAAGGATGGGGCTGTCCTACCGTTTCCAACAATGCTATGAAGGAAATTGATCCGATGATTCAATCCTCAAAGAAGCCCGTTCTGATGTGGATATATAATTAA
- a CDS encoding SRPBCC family protein — MKHTLFREQQLNCDVETAWKFFSSANNLSEITPKDMGFIVLTEMEDDEIYEGMLIDYYVSPLFGIKMKWQTEIIHVDFQKSFIDFQKKGPYKLWNHHHEFIPNEEGVMMRDTIDYELPMGFLGEIAHRLFVKKKLEHIFDYRFRVLSKLF; from the coding sequence ATGAAACATACGCTTTTCCGCGAACAACAGCTCAATTGTGATGTAGAAACCGCCTGGAAATTCTTCTCTTCGGCCAATAATCTTTCAGAAATTACCCCGAAAGACATGGGCTTTATTGTATTGACGGAAATGGAAGATGATGAAATCTATGAAGGAATGCTCATCGACTATTACGTTTCACCATTGTTTGGTATTAAAATGAAATGGCAGACAGAGATCATCCACGTCGATTTTCAAAAAAGCTTTATTGATTTCCAGAAAAAAGGTCCCTACAAACTTTGGAATCACCACCATGAATTTATTCCTAATGAAGAAGGTGTTATGATGAGAGATACCATAGATTATGAACTCCCGATGGGTTTTTTAGGAGAAATTGCCCATCGCCTTTTCGTTAAAAAGAAACTGGAACATATCTTTGATTACCGTTTTCGGGTTTTGAGTAAATTGTTTTAA
- a CDS encoding efflux RND transporter periplasmic adaptor subunit, with product MYFKTVIICLLATLFAVSCSKDKEKNNKKDKEVPVLEIKEKDTLVSNQFVTDIQAKKNVEMRSRIGGIIQHIYVNEGQFVHQGQALFKINDAELQMELLKANAALKQTEADVRIAEVELKQIQSLHAKKFVANNELEMVKAKLSSAKAKHAFADAEKRTVLQKISFTRITAPFDGVIDVIPHKDGSLVENGTLLTTLSQLNEVYAYFSIPENLYFELLANDKIGNHQKIELTLPNGVNYQFNGALKTAEGEIDRATGSIRYKVLFPNPDRLIKHGTSGKLIISEQQNNAILIPQKSTFSIQDKTYVFVVDKQNKVKMTSIKIGTTLRDSYMVESGLKKGDLIIYEGTQSLKDGDIIKIKKKY from the coding sequence ATGTATTTTAAAACTGTAATAATTTGCCTTTTGGCAACATTATTCGCTGTGTCATGCAGTAAAGACAAGGAGAAAAATAATAAAAAAGACAAAGAAGTTCCCGTACTGGAAATCAAAGAAAAAGATACATTGGTGAGCAACCAGTTTGTCACTGATATCCAGGCTAAAAAGAATGTTGAGATGCGTTCCAGAATCGGAGGCATTATACAGCATATTTATGTAAATGAGGGACAGTTTGTACATCAGGGTCAGGCTTTATTTAAAATCAATGATGCCGAGCTGCAGATGGAACTTCTGAAAGCCAATGCGGCATTAAAGCAGACTGAAGCTGATGTTCGTATTGCAGAAGTAGAATTGAAACAGATTCAGAGTCTTCATGCTAAAAAATTTGTGGCCAACAACGAGCTGGAAATGGTGAAGGCAAAGCTGTCTTCCGCTAAAGCAAAACATGCTTTTGCCGATGCTGAAAAGAGAACCGTTCTTCAGAAAATAAGCTTTACAAGGATTACGGCGCCTTTTGACGGGGTCATTGACGTGATTCCCCATAAAGACGGAAGTTTGGTAGAAAACGGTACGTTGCTGACTACGCTGTCTCAGCTGAATGAAGTATATGCGTATTTCTCAATCCCTGAAAATTTATATTTTGAGCTTTTGGCCAACGATAAGATAGGAAATCACCAAAAGATAGAACTGACACTGCCAAACGGAGTCAATTACCAGTTCAACGGAGCTTTGAAAACCGCTGAAGGTGAAATCGACAGAGCTACAGGTTCCATCCGTTATAAAGTACTGTTCCCGAATCCGGACCGTCTGATCAAACACGGAACTTCCGGAAAGCTTATTATTTCTGAGCAACAGAATAATGCAATTCTTATCCCGCAAAAATCTACGTTTTCCATTCAGGATAAGACCTATGTTTTTGTAGTGGATAAACAGAATAAAGTGAAAATGACCAGCATTAAGATCGGAACTACCTTAAGGGATTCTTATATGGTAGAAAGTGGTCTTAAGAAAGGAGATTTAATCATTTATGAAGGAACTCAGTCTTTGAAAGACGGTGATATTATCAAAATCAAAAAGAAGTATTAA